GACCCTCAAAGAAAAAGGCATCCGTATCATAAAGCAGTCATCCATGTATGAGACAGAGCCAGTGGGTGTAAAAGACCAGCCCGAATTCATAAATATGGCAGTTGAGGCAGAGACAGACCTTTCTCCACAAAAACTCCTAAAGACGCTGAAAGGGATAGAGAAAGAGATGGTAAGACAGGAGACTATAAAGTGGGGTCCACGCATCATCGACTTAGACATACTCCTTTACGATGACCTTATATTGGATGAGCCTGCTTTGAAGCTCCCCCATCCCCTTATGCATCAGAGGGAGTTTGTCTTAAAGCCACTTTCTGAGATTGCAGGAGATGTAGTGCATCCTGTTTTGAAAAAG
This region of Nitrospirota bacterium genomic DNA includes:
- the folK gene encoding 2-amino-4-hydroxy-6-hydroxymethyldihydropteridine diphosphokinase, whose protein sequence is MPTVFIAIGSNLGKRKENCLKAIETLKEKGIRIIKQSSMYETEPVGVKDQPEFINMAVEAETDLSPQKLLKTLKGIEKEMVRQETIKWGPRIIDLDILLYDDLILDEPALKLPHPLMHQREFVLKPLSEIAGDVVHPVLKKTVRELQRGSQPVS